GCTACCGTTGCAAATACAGGTTTACATAAAGGTACATATATTTTTACAAATATTTTTAGATACCCTGCACCATCAATTTGTGCTGACTCTTCCAAGCTGTCCGGAAGCCCATTCATATATGTACGAATAACTAGCATATTAAAGGCACCCACCATACCAGGAATAATATATACCCAGAAGCTATTCGTAAATCCTAACGACTTATTCAGTAAGAAAACAGGAATTAAACCACCGTTCACATACATAGTCAGTACGTATAATAAGGAAATGTGTTTTGCAAAAAGAAATTTTTTACGTCCTATAATAAATGAAATCAGTGCTGTTGTGGAAAGCTGTAATACGGTACCCACCACTGTTCGAAGTACAGAAACAGTAAGCCCTGTCATAATGCTTTCTTTTTTTAGTACTGTTTTATAATTCACTAAGGTCCACTTTCTTGGCCATAGATAGATACCACCACGAAGTGCATCGATACCTTCATTAAAGGACACTGCTAAAGTATTTAGGATCGGATATATGGTTACGAAAACAAATATAGTAAGTATTAATCCAATAACCAATGAATAGAGAAAATTCTTTGGAGATATTTTCTTCCGTTTAGGCTTATATATTATTTTTGTATTGTCCATTTAATACTCCCTCCTAGAATAATCTTTCATCACCGGTTGCTTTTGCCGTGGTATTAGCAAGGAATATTAAGATAATACTTACAACACTCTTAAAAATACCAGCTGCTGTACCAAGCGAATAATCCATCTGACTGATACCAAACTTTAGTACATATATATCTATTGTCTGAGATACACTTTGTACAATACCATTACCAAGTAAATACTGTATTTCAAAACCGGCATTTAATACATTACCTATATTCATTAATAAAAGGATGAAAATGGTAGGTTTAATCCCAGGCAACGTAACATTCCACATTTTTCTGAGTCTTCCTGCTCCATCAATGGATGCTGCTTCATATAAATCAGGATTGATGGCAGTAATCGCCGCAAGATAGATAATACTGTTCCATCCTGTTTCCTTCCATACGTTACCAAACCCTACAATCCACCAAAACAGACTTTTATATGTAAAAAAGTTGATAGGCTCTTTAATTATGTTCAGTCTAACAAGGATATCATTCACGATACCGCCATCAATGGATAATACATCCTTTAATATACCGCATACAATGATCATGGATAAAAAGTGGGGCAAGTACGACACTGTCTGAACGAATTTCTTTGGCCCTTTATGTACTACTTCATTCAAAATAAGTGCAAATCCGATGGCAAATACAAAGCTTAAAACCAAATTAATAACACCCATTGCAAGAGTATTACGAATTACACGGATAAAATCAGGATTATCCACGAATAAGAATTTAAATTTATCCAGTCCTACAAACTCCGACTTAAAAAAACCCTTTGCCGGCTTATACTTTTGAAAAGCCATGATCCAGCCAATCAATGGGACATAGCTAAATAAAAGCACATAAAATACATAAGGAAGTGATAATAATATCAATTCTTTTTGCTTTTTCATTTCTTTCCAGGTAATTTTCGTCTTAACTTCCTTTACCTTCTCTGGTCTTATACGTTTTGCTCTAGTCATTGAAATTACCCTACTTTCAATTCATATTATTACAGGTGGCTGTGGCAACACTGCTTTACAACCACCTGCTCTTAGTTTTCAGTAGTTACAAAAACTATTCTATCTTACTGTCCGCTTACATCCTTACCTTGAACCAGTTTGATTCTATCATATACCGCTTGCTGAACCTCAGCAAAGAAGTCTTCCGGTTTTACAGCCTTATAAGCATCTACATAATCCTCCCATGATTTCTCAAAATCCTCTGCAATAACTACTTGAGGAAGATACTGCTTCTTGGTTTCCTCCATCTTGGTCCATGCAAGTCCGCCAGGTGTTTCCGTTGTCATTTCACCAACGAATGACCACATAGGATACCAAGGCTCTTCAAAACCATCAATTTCATTGTAGTCAAGCATTTCAACATAAGTCTCTGCGCCATAGGCAGCTAAACATTCCTGAACCTCAGGTGTTAATCCAGCGAAGAACTCAGAAGGCTGGGTATCCGGAGTTGCTGCATTCTTACCATCCGGATTCATACCGGAGTAGTTCGGGAAGTAACCATATCCACATATATGAGAAGCCTTGTAATCAGAATTCACTGCATTATCTCTCATTTCCTGTGTTCTATAGTAAAGACCATTCTCATCAACTAAGTAGTCCACGCCCTCTATTCCCCAGCTACGAAGTGTAATGATTTCAGGTGACAACAAGTCATTCACAAATTGTAATGCACCTTCTACATCCTTACAGCTGGTTGTAATACTTAATCCACCAGAAAGAACCTGTGCCTCATTTGCAGCATAGTACATTTCATTCATTCCTGGTTCAATCGTAATTCCAAGTGGAACATAGGTACAGTCATTCAACTTCTGACTCTTGATAGAATCTTCAGCTGTCTGGAAGTCCCAACGCTGTTCTACCATACAAAGTACACGACCTGAAGCAACTTTCTCAAGGAACTGGTCATGGTTCATTGTCATGAACTCAGGGTCAATGATACCCTTCTTATATTCTTCGTTTAGTTTCTGGAAGTATCTCTTAGCAGTAGGTGTCATGTTGTAATCTGCTACCTTATAGGTTGCAGGATCTACGATACAACGTCCGTTATTCGGCCATCCGTCTAAGAATTGAGGCGGATTCTCAAGGCAGAAGTAATACCAGTCATAGCATAGAATTTCAAACGGAATAACCTGTGACCCATCAGGCATTGTGGGATTTGCCGCATAATATCTTTCTAAGAGATCAAATAACTGATCTAGGGACTCTATCTTAGGATAATTATCCCATTTTAATACTCTTGTCTGAATCCAGAAGGCTTCACCACTCTGTTGAGTATCCATCAGTTTTTCATTTATATTACCGAATTGAGGAATGGAGTAGATGTGTCCATCTTCCTGTCTTAGTGAGTTCCACTGTGTCTCATTCCAGAAATTCTTTATATTCGGATATTTGTCTAAATATTCATCAATAGGAACCAGCGCACCGGCTTCCTGTAACTGAGGTGTCCAGTTAATAAAGTCCGGATATTCTCCACTTGCGATTAACATACCAACTGCTTCTTCAGCTGTTTGACCTGTTAACCAGGTTTCCTTACATTTCGCACCAATCTTTTCAGCAATGATCTGCTGTATCTCATTATCATCATTAAGTTCTATGCCCTGTCTGTCAAAAAAGGCTGTAAATTCTTTGATTTCCTTTGTTTCTCCATCTTTTGTGTCATCTGTGTCTTTTTTATCCGAGGTTTCTCCAGTAGTAGGAGTAGATGAATTATTAGTCTCTACGTCCTTTTTTCCACATCCCGCGAATAACGTCGATACCATGGCAACACACAAGAGTATAACTAAAACTCTTTTTTTCATAACTTTCCTCCCATAATATTTTTTTCACTCTTCGAGTGATACCCTATATTATCACATTTGCACAAATTAAGATTCATGCAAAGTATAGAAAAAGCCACCACAAAGTATATATTTGTATAATTTGCAGTGGCTTTCTCCTATGTTTTTTAGTAATATGTTATGTTACTTTATTAATATGTAAGTTCTTTCTTCGGAATCTTGTCGGAGTATCTCCATAGACCTCTTCAAATTTATTAATAAAATACTCCTGATTTTTGTAACCTACATCAATGGCGATTTCATACATCTTCTTGTCGGAATATAGTAACAGTTCGGCAGCTTTATGAACTCTGACATTATTAAGATAATCCTTGAAGGTACACCCTCGTTTCTTTTTGAATATCTGACCTAAATAGGCACTATTGATATAATACTTCTCACTAAGAGACTTCAGGCTGATATTGTCTGCATAGTTCTGTTGGATATCATCTTCGATTTTATCCAGGATTCCCTTATCAGAATTTTGTCGAAGCTGTGCCAGATAATCCGAATATTCCAAGACAAACTGTTGGAATTTCTGTTCATTCTCATTTTCTCCATTGGATGTATATACCGTTTCACGAATATATTGCATAATTTCTTCCTGATCGATATCAGCATCTTGGTTGTATCCAAGCCCCAATAACCGGTATAATAGATATTGAACATTGCTATTAACAGCTTCCGGATCAAAATCCTTACTCATAATACTCCGGTAAAAGTTCTTAGCCATCACCTTAATCTTAACCTTATCGTTGATTTCAATAACATGCAACAACTCATCCAACTGCTTTTTGAAGCTGGCTGACTGAACTACCTGCACATCAGAATCTCTTTTGCAAAACCGGCTCGTCCTACCCTCATTCTTTTTACAGAACCGGAAGGATCTAATCATTAGTGCTTCGCGAAAGGATTCAGAAAGTAAACGGAAACTCTGGACCATGTTTCCCATACATGCGATCACTTCATATCCCACACGCTCTGATAACTCCTTAACCAGCCTATTTAACCACTCCTGTTGGGTCAGCCCGGTTTCATTCGCCATATTGCTGCAATAAATAATTCCTATATCATAGCACTCTGTATGTTTCATAATGTTAAAGACAATATGGTTTGAATAATCCTTTAACAACAAGGTGGTATAATTATAAAGCTTTCTCTGTTGAGCTCTTCTACTGTCTTCTGATAGAATCACAAATCTTTCATCATTAAGCGACAGCTCACAATGGATATAAGCAATACCGTTGGTATGTAGAATTCTTTCCTGAACATACGATAAATTAATACAATCGTATTTTCCCCAGATAATTGCGAGTAAATGGCGATCCAGATATGCTTTTTCATATGCCTTAGTCATTTTTTCAATTCCTGCATTTCTATGGAATTCCTCTACAATTTTGCGAATTGTTGTAAGAAGCTCGTCTTTTTGAATCGGCTTTAAGATATAGTCACAGCATCCACATTGAATTGCCGTTTTAGCATACTGGAAATCATAAAATCCACTTAATAATACGAATCTGGCTGTACTAAGCTTATGATTATTTACGTAATGGATTAACTCCATACCATCCATATCCGGCATCATAATGTCTGTTATAATCAAATCATACTCATTTTGCTTCAATAGCTGAATTGCATTTTTACCATCGGATGCTTCTCCAGCAATATAATAGCCTTCCGCCTCCCAATCAATTAAAGCCTTGAGTCCTTTTCTGATATATGGCTCATCATCTACAATTAACACTCTTAGTAAGGGCACTCCGTTTTTCATCATAGAATATCCTTTCAAAAAACTACTTTCGTCTTAAATTCTCAAGCAAAATTGCAATAATAACACAGGTTCCTTCATGTTCTTCACTTTCTATCGTAATTTTAACCTGATTCCCACAGTATTTTTTCAAGCGGACACATGCATTCAACATACCAAGCGATGCAGAATTCTGCAAACTGTCAATGCTTGCCTCATTAAGTGATTTCTCAAGACTTCTTACCTGTTCCTCGTCCATTCCTATACCGGTATCTTCTATTTCAATAAATAGATAGAAATTCTCTTCGTAAACTTTTACAAAAATCGTCCCGAAATGTCCCTCCCTGTTAAAGCCATGAACACAGGAATTTTCAACGAAGGTCACAAGTACCAGGCTTGGTATTAAGTAATTATTACAGTTCTCTTGTATACGGAATTTATAGTTAAACCCATCTCCGAATCGGTATTTCTGAAGACTAAGATAATCCTTCGTAAATTCAAGCTCCTGCTCAATTGTTATCAGATCCGATCCCCACTGGGCACTTTTTCTCATTAGTTTTGCAAGACTTTCAACCATATGTGAGGTCTCATACTCACACTTTATTACACTATGCATTCTTATACTTTCAAGGACATTAAATATAAAATGCGGATTAATCTGGCTGTATAAGGCCTGTAGCTCTGCCTGCTGCCTGGCCAGATGCAGCTCCTGCTGCTCAAGCTTACTTTTATATTCGTATTCGATCAGGTTCTTCATTCTGGTTGCCATCAGATTATAATCATCAAGCAATTCACCAATCTCGTCCTTCCCTTCTGTTGTCGGTATCAGATCGAATTGTTCTCCTTTAATCATCTTCATATACTTGCCTAACATCAATATTCGCTTTGTAATAGAACTGCTGAATAATGTAAGCATAATCGCCGGAATAATGGCATCTGCTAAGAACAAACCAATGATTAGCCAGAACTTATTGACTAATATTGAAGTATAATCATACCGGTAATCCTTTAAATAGATATCAAAATCAAAACCATAGATTGAATAGGACTTTTTATTTTGAATTTTCATATTGGCTATTTTCGAAATATCTTCATAGTCCTTTTTAATACCCTTATCACTGGGGTCATTACTGAAGATAATCTTATTCTGATAGCACACATATACTGTCGTATCAAAGGCCGAACTATCAATTGCCTCACTGATCTTTCCATAATTCAGATCAAGCTTTACTATTTTCTCAATATTACTAAACTCTATGTAATTTAGCTTTCTGATTACTGACAGCATTCGATTTGTATGATTAATATAGATTGAATCATTATAGTAAGGATAGATCAGCAGATCAACATTTGCCTTCACAAATTCCTTATACCAGTTCTGATTCTGTATCGTATCAATTCGATAAAATCTTCCTCCATTAATCATCGACTTATTGTCAGAGTAAAGTGTAATGTCACTAATTAAGTGTTTCGAGCTCGCGTAAAAAATGTAATTCTCAAAAACACCATTGTAAGCACGGAAATACTCAATATCATTTTTATAATTTGTGTCTAGAAAATTTCTAATAGATTTACCTGCATATATGTCGTATGTAACATACACAGCGTTTTCCAAAGAGGAGGAGATATCATGAGCAACTGAATTCGCAATATTAT
The nucleotide sequence above comes from Variimorphobacter saccharofermentans. Encoded proteins:
- a CDS encoding carbohydrate ABC transporter permease, with translation MDNTKIIYKPKRKKISPKNFLYSLVIGLILTIFVFVTIYPILNTLAVSFNEGIDALRGGIYLWPRKWTLVNYKTVLKKESIMTGLTVSVLRTVVGTVLQLSTTALISFIIGRKKFLFAKHISLLYVLTMYVNGGLIPVFLLNKSLGFTNSFWVYIIPGMVGAFNMLVIRTYMNGLPDSLEESAQIDGAGYLKIFVKIYVPLCKPVFATVALFIAVGQWNSWFDTMLYNRMADNLTVLQYELMKLLSSVSQLSGDANQSAQAASAGGTVQVTTTSVRAAATILTCLPIVALYPFLQRYFVTGLTIGGVKE
- a CDS encoding sensor histidine kinase, which translates into the protein MKDDQKVTQVRKTVKCLNSIINKLHSNLNNRKIKNKTVLLYVFCVLVPVLVTNIVVIGNILGASSKERKENIDNIANSVAHDISSSLENAVYVTYDIYAGKSIRNFLDTNYKNDIEYFRAYNGVFENYIFYASSKHLISDITLYSDNKSMINGGRFYRIDTIQNQNWYKEFVKANVDLLIYPYYNDSIYINHTNRMLSVIRKLNYIEFSNIEKIVKLDLNYGKISEAIDSSAFDTTVYVCYQNKIIFSNDPSDKGIKKDYEDISKIANMKIQNKKSYSIYGFDFDIYLKDYRYDYTSILVNKFWLIIGLFLADAIIPAIMLTLFSSSITKRILMLGKYMKMIKGEQFDLIPTTEGKDEIGELLDDYNLMATRMKNLIEYEYKSKLEQQELHLARQQAELQALYSQINPHFIFNVLESIRMHSVIKCEYETSHMVESLAKLMRKSAQWGSDLITIEQELEFTKDYLSLQKYRFGDGFNYKFRIQENCNNYLIPSLVLVTFVENSCVHGFNREGHFGTIFVKVYEENFYLFIEIEDTGIGMDEEQVRSLEKSLNEASIDSLQNSASLGMLNACVRLKKYCGNQVKITIESEEHEGTCVIIAILLENLRRK
- a CDS encoding type 2 periplasmic-binding domain-containing protein; amino-acid sequence: MKKRVLVILLCVAMVSTLFAGCGKKDVETNNSSTPTTGETSDKKDTDDTKDGETKEIKEFTAFFDRQGIELNDDNEIQQIIAEKIGAKCKETWLTGQTAEEAVGMLIASGEYPDFINWTPQLQEAGALVPIDEYLDKYPNIKNFWNETQWNSLRQEDGHIYSIPQFGNINEKLMDTQQSGEAFWIQTRVLKWDNYPKIESLDQLFDLLERYYAANPTMPDGSQVIPFEILCYDWYYFCLENPPQFLDGWPNNGRCIVDPATYKVADYNMTPTAKRYFQKLNEEYKKGIIDPEFMTMNHDQFLEKVASGRVLCMVEQRWDFQTAEDSIKSQKLNDCTYVPLGITIEPGMNEMYYAANEAQVLSGGLSITTSCKDVEGALQFVNDLLSPEIITLRSWGIEGVDYLVDENGLYYRTQEMRDNAVNSDYKASHICGYGYFPNYSGMNPDGKNAATPDTQPSEFFAGLTPEVQECLAAYGAETYVEMLDYNEIDGFEEPWYPMWSFVGEMTTETPGGLAWTKMEETKKQYLPQVVIAEDFEKSWEDYVDAYKAVKPEDFFAEVQQAVYDRIKLVQGKDVSGQ
- a CDS encoding ABC transporter permease, encoding MTRAKRIRPEKVKEVKTKITWKEMKKQKELILLSLPYVFYVLLFSYVPLIGWIMAFQKYKPAKGFFKSEFVGLDKFKFLFVDNPDFIRVIRNTLAMGVINLVLSFVFAIGFALILNEVVHKGPKKFVQTVSYLPHFLSMIIVCGILKDVLSIDGGIVNDILVRLNIIKEPINFFTYKSLFWWIVGFGNVWKETGWNSIIYLAAITAINPDLYEAASIDGAGRLRKMWNVTLPGIKPTIFILLLMNIGNVLNAGFEIQYLLGNGIVQSVSQTIDIYVLKFGISQMDYSLGTAAGIFKSVVSIILIFLANTTAKATGDERLF
- a CDS encoding response regulator transcription factor: MMKNGVPLLRVLIVDDEPYIRKGLKALIDWEAEGYYIAGEASDGKNAIQLLKQNEYDLIITDIMMPDMDGMELIHYVNNHKLSTARFVLLSGFYDFQYAKTAIQCGCCDYILKPIQKDELLTTIRKIVEEFHRNAGIEKMTKAYEKAYLDRHLLAIIWGKYDCINLSYVQERILHTNGIAYIHCELSLNDERFVILSEDSRRAQQRKLYNYTTLLLKDYSNHIVFNIMKHTECYDIGIIYCSNMANETGLTQQEWLNRLVKELSERVGYEVIACMGNMVQSFRLLSESFREALMIRSFRFCKKNEGRTSRFCKRDSDVQVVQSASFKKQLDELLHVIEINDKVKIKVMAKNFYRSIMSKDFDPEAVNSNVQYLLYRLLGLGYNQDADIDQEEIMQYIRETVYTSNGENENEQKFQQFVLEYSDYLAQLRQNSDKGILDKIEDDIQQNYADNISLKSLSEKYYINSAYLGQIFKKKRGCTFKDYLNNVRVHKAAELLLYSDKKMYEIAIDVGYKNQEYFINKFEEVYGDTPTRFRRKNLHINKVT